A stretch of Roseibium porphyridii DNA encodes these proteins:
- the rdgB gene encoding RdgB/HAM1 family non-canonical purine NTP pyrophosphatase, with protein MGHRKLDPGRLVVASHNKGKIREINELLQPYGFDVVSASELDLPEPEETGVTFEENAALKAHAAAKASQLPALADDSGFCVEALGGDPGIYSARWAGPDKDFAMAMRTIEEKLQSAGAGSAAQRRSSFVAVLCLAWPDGHDESFRGEVEGEIVWPPRGTQGFGYDPVFRPDGHERTFGEMSSEEKHGWAKDKPALSHRARAFQTFAANCLEG; from the coding sequence ATGGGTCACCGGAAACTGGATCCAGGCAGGCTTGTGGTGGCGAGCCACAATAAGGGAAAGATCCGGGAAATTAACGAGTTGCTTCAACCTTACGGGTTTGACGTGGTTTCAGCCTCCGAACTTGACTTGCCGGAGCCGGAAGAGACTGGTGTGACCTTTGAGGAAAATGCAGCGTTGAAGGCGCATGCAGCCGCAAAGGCGTCTCAGTTGCCGGCGCTTGCAGATGACAGCGGATTTTGCGTTGAGGCACTTGGTGGTGATCCAGGCATTTATTCTGCGCGTTGGGCAGGGCCGGACAAGGATTTTGCCATGGCCATGCGAACCATTGAGGAAAAACTCCAGTCTGCAGGAGCGGGATCGGCGGCTCAACGGCGCAGTTCCTTTGTTGCGGTCCTGTGTTTGGCATGGCCCGATGGGCATGACGAGTCGTTCCGAGGCGAAGTCGAAGGTGAAATCGTCTGGCCGCCGCGCGGTACTCAGGGCTTCGGATATGACCCGGTATTCCGGCCGGACGGTCACGAAAGAACCTTTGGTGAAATGTCATCTGAGGAAAAGCACGGTTGGGCAAAGGACAAACCTGCCTTGTCTCACAGGGCACGTGCTTTTCAGACATTCGCGGCAAACTGCCTGGAGGGCTAG
- the rph gene encoding ribonuclease PH: MRPSKRAADELRAVTLERGVSKHAEGSCLVKFGDTHVLCTASLEERVPPWLRGQNRGWVTAEYGMLPRATGDRMRREATAGKQSGRTQEIQRLIGRSLRAVVDLQALGEAQISVDCDVIQADGGTRTASITGAWVALRDCVEWMKARDMVSGEVLKDHIAAISCGIYEGAPVLDLDYAEDSTAETDANFVMTGSGGIVEIQGTAEGAPFSEEEFGQLLGLAKSGIGKLVDLQKMAIL, translated from the coding sequence ATGCGTCCCTCAAAACGTGCAGCAGACGAACTGCGGGCAGTCACCCTTGAACGGGGCGTCTCCAAACATGCCGAGGGCTCGTGCCTGGTGAAATTCGGTGACACGCACGTTCTGTGCACCGCAAGCCTGGAAGAGCGTGTTCCGCCCTGGTTGCGCGGTCAGAATCGCGGTTGGGTAACAGCAGAATATGGGATGTTGCCCCGCGCCACCGGCGACCGTATGCGCAGAGAAGCGACTGCCGGAAAACAGTCTGGCCGGACCCAGGAGATTCAGCGCTTGATTGGCAGATCACTGCGCGCGGTAGTCGATCTGCAAGCGCTTGGCGAAGCTCAGATCAGCGTCGACTGCGACGTTATTCAGGCGGATGGCGGCACACGCACGGCTTCCATCACTGGCGCATGGGTCGCACTGCGTGATTGTGTTGAGTGGATGAAGGCACGCGATATGGTTTCCGGTGAGGTCTTGAAAGATCACATCGCTGCGATTTCCTGCGGAATTTACGAAGGCGCACCTGTTCTCGATCTTGATTACGCGGAAGACAGCACGGCGGAAACCGACGCCAACTTCGTTATGACTGGCTCTGGTGGCATTGTCGAAATTCAAGGGACAGCCGAAGGTGCTCCATTTTCGGAAGAAGAATTCGGTCAACTGCTCGGCCTCGCAAAGTCAGGAATTGGAAAGTTGGTCGATCTCCAGAAAATGGCCATTCTCTAG